The region CGGCGCGCAGCAGGCGGGTCAGTTGCGCGGGACTGTCGTAGCGCAGTCCGAGCGGACGGCGGCGCAGACGCGCCTGAAGGCGGTTCAGTACGGTGGTCAGGGCGTGCCGGTTCAGGGCATCGATCCAGATTTGTCCGCCGGGCCGAATCAGGGTCAGCAGCTCACGGGTTGCCCTGTCCGGGCCGGAGAGGGCCTGCATCACCCCGAAGCACATCACCCCGTCCACGCTGGCCGGGCGTACCGGCAACTGGGTGGCATCGCCGACCAGCCAGGGAATCGAGGCATCGCTGCGGCTGCGCGCTTTTTGTAACGAGGGCAGCGAGTAATCGACACCCACGGGCGCAATACCCTGGCTGGCGAGATAGCGGGTATAGCTGCCCGCGCCACAGCCGATATCCAGCCAGCGGGCGCCCGGCGCATCACCGGGCCAGACCCGCTGAAAATGCCGTAACCGGACTTCCAGGCCGGACTCGGTCCAGCCGGCGATGCCTGCGTCGTCATCGAACATCTGGCCACGTTTGGTAAAGCGCTGGCGCCAGGTTTCTTCAAAAGAGGATCGGGGCATAGCGACTGTTTTTATCCGTTATAGTGATGTGAACCCGGGTCTGACAACGTCACGACGCACTGGGACGTGCTGTGCCGCCCGATTTTAGCATTAAAAGCGGGTCGAATCCGGTACCCGAAAACCCGGTCTGGGATAAGATGGCCGGCGAGCTTGATGTAACTGGGACAGCAAGGGAAGGTGCCCGCTGTCGAACGAGATTGCCAGATGCGAATTATCGAGGTGGTGGCCGATTGTGGCCACGTTGATACATTACAAAGTATTGCCGAGCAGTACGAAGTCTACGATCACTGGTGCTTTCAGCCCCGGGAAGAAACGGGCCGCTGAATTTCGACAGCCAGGAATTGTTACTACGCACCGATGTCGGGCTGGAAGGTATCGCTCTGGCGCTGGCCTCGGGGATGGCCGCCGGTCTGAGCCTGACCAGTGGTGTTTCGGCGACCCTGGTCGGTGTGATGGTGGCTGTAGCGCTGTTGCCACCGGCGGCCACGCTGGGACTGATGCTGGGGGCCGGAAACTATCAATATGCCCTGGGCGCCCTGTTGCTACTGGCGGTCAACGTGGTGTGCGTAAACCTGGCCGAAAGTGTGCAGATCCTGGTCAAATAACGACGATATAACCTGTCACAGCCGGGTCTAACGATTGCCCCAGATGTTGGCGACCGCCCGATCGCTGCCAAGCAAACCGACCACCAGGCAGACAAAAGCGACCGTAAAAAAGACGACAACAGGAATCAGGTAGCCAACCTGAGCCTGACCCATGGCAAAGTAGGCACTGACCAGACCCAGCCCCGAGAATAGCACGCCCACAACGATCAAAATCTTTCGATTGAGCGGTTTGTAGTTAAAGGGCTTCTCGCCGGACTCAAAATAGCGCAGCACAAACCAGAAGAGTTGTCTCAGTAACGCATGCATAACGGTCAATAATCCTGTGTCGGCAGATTGGGCCCGCAGAGTATTAAAGGTGCGGGCAACAAGGTGCGTCAAGTGAGCTGGTTAAACGCGTTCCTGGCAGCACAGGTGTGTTGTGGACGCAGTGTATAGACTCTTTCAAATCATGGGTTCTATGAGTGGCCTGTAGATGTCGTCCACAAACCGGTATAATGAACATATTACCGTTTTTTTCATGATTTAAAGCAACTTAAAGTAACAAGGAGCCCCCCAATGGCCAAACCGGACGTTCGCACGGACGAGAAAAAGCAACATTTTGATGATATTTACGTGGCCGAGAACCCGGTGCCGTTCAAGGAGCGGATCCTCGATACGCTGGAATATGTCTCCGATAACTTCAATCGCCAGACGTTCGATCGGCTGATTTTGCCCTGGGTACAGAAGAAGGCCGGCGACAAACCGCTGAACTTCGTGGATCTGGCCGGCTGTTTCGGCAACACCACCATGGCGACCCTGTATGGCATGGATTATGACGCCATACGCAATAACTGGCGCGATGCCGAAGCAGCCAGCAAGGTCGATGCGCAACGACGGTTTGCCGCCAACACTACCGGTATCGACATCTCGGCCAATGCCCTGGCCTACGGCCATTCGGCAGGCCTGTATGACACCACGATCGAGGCCGATCTCAACGCCATGTCGCCCGACGTCGATCAGCAGGTTACCGCGGCGATGGAAAATGCCGACATCGTGATCTCCACCGCCTCGCTTGTTTATCTGGAACCCGAGGCCATCGACAAGCTGCTCGGTGCGTTCGCCGGCGGTAAAGGCGAGGGCTACATGCTGGTCAACTTCCTCAATCCTTTCGCCCTGGAGAAAGCCGACGCCACCAAGCGCATGTTGCTCAACCACCTGGAATTTGTCGGCAGCATGGCCTCCCGCCACCGCCGCCTGTCGCCGCTGGAACAGGAAAACTACCCG is a window of Thiohalophilus sp. DNA encoding:
- a CDS encoding class I SAM-dependent methyltransferase, whose protein sequence is MPRSSFEETWRQRFTKRGQMFDDDAGIAGWTESGLEVRLRHFQRVWPGDAPGARWLDIGCGAGSYTRYLASQGIAPVGVDYSLPSLQKARSRSDASIPWLVGDATQLPVRPASVDGVMCFGVMQALSGPDRATRELLTLIRPGGQIWIDALNRHALTTVLNRLQARLRRRPLGLRYDSPAQLTRLLRAAGATEVRLYWVPILPGSLRRFQPWLESRPVRWLLARLPWLASPLSHAFLIAARKSGN
- a CDS encoding DUF389 domain-containing protein, with product MLSAPGRNGPLNFDSQELLLRTDVGLEGIALALASGMAAGLSLTSGVSATLVGVMVAVALLPPAATLGLMLGAGNYQYALGALLLLAVNVVCVNLAESVQILVK